Part of the Pseudomonas sp. ADAK13 genome is shown below.
TCGCCCACGCCGTGCCGCTGACCCTGGTCGCGGGCCTCGGCCACGCGAGCATGGGCAACATGGACTGGACGCTGCTGGGCTTCCTGTTGCTGGGATCGCTGCCGGGGATTTACGTCGGCAGCCACATGGCCGGCAAGGTTCCGGACGGGATACTGCGTCCTTGCCTGGCGTTCATGCTGGTGATGATTGGCTTCAAGCTGGCGTTTTAACGCGCCGGGCCATTGCCGATCTGCCACACAAACGGCGGCTCGGTGCCGTTGATCACCCAGTCGCCAACGATTCGCGCCTTGTAGATCACCGGGTTGTGGGACGACACCGTGCGGGCGTTGCGCCAGTGCCGGTCGAGGGCTTTGCCCTGGCGCACATCTGAGGCGCCCAGCGCGTTGAACAGTTCAGTGGTGGCGCGCTGGATCAGTTCCGAGACCACCACCTGCGCCGTGGCTGATTCGATTTCAGCGGCCACATTGGCTTCGCGCTCCACCGCGTCATCCCCGCCGAACCTTGCCACGTAAGCCTGTTGCGCCGGGAGGGTAGCCTTCAGTGCACTGGCTTCGGCGGCATACACCAGCGCCGCGACTTCACCCACCACCTGCTGAATCTGCGCATCCTGGCTCACATGGGCCGCGTTGCCGTGGCTGTAGATACGCTTGCGGCTGCGTACCTGATGCGCCACATCCTTGAGGGCCGCGCGGCCGATGCCGGCCAGGGTGGCGAGCAGCACCAGTTGGTAGAACGCGGTCTGGTATTTGAAGCGGGTGGCAAAGTCGATGACGTTTTCAGCCTCCACGACCGCATCGGTAAAGCGTGAGGTGCCGCTGCCGGTGGTGCGTTGGCCAAAGCCGTCCCAGTCATCACTTTGCACCACGCCAGGCTGACGGGTGCGGGTGGCAGCAATCACGTCGCCACCGGTGTCGCTGCGTTGGGCGTACACGTCGATCCAGTCGGAAAACAGGCTGCCGGTGCTGTAGAACTTTTCACCGTTGAGTTTCCATTTATCGCCGTCCGGACTGACCTTGGTGACGACGTCGCCGATGGCCACGCTGCCGATTTCGGTCCAGGCACAGCCGACGATGTCGCCGTCGACAAAGCGCTTGAACCAGATGTCCCGCGCTGCGCCGGGGGCGGCGTTCAGGCGGTCTTCGGCAAACGCGAAATGCCCGCGCAGGGCCTGGGGCACGTTGGAGTCGGCTTCGGCCAGCTCGATCAGCAGTTCAAACAACTGCGGCAGCGAGGCGCCGCCGCCACCGTATTCCACCGGCACACGCACGGCACCGAAGCCTGCTTGCTTGAGCCACTGGATGGGCTCATGGGGCAGGGCGCGGGTGTGTTCGCGCTCTACGGCACCCTCGGCGATGCGCTGGAAAATCGGCCGGAAGCGCTCGGCCAAGGCTTGATAATCGACGCCGGTGGACAGCGGATTGATCACGTGATGTTCGGTCATGGGGACGGTTCCTGGGCAGTGAGATAGGTGAGCTATTGCACGGTCCATGCCGGGCGCGAAGGCGCGTATTTACGGGGTGGGTGCCGATTCAACTGTTGGCCCTGCAACAGCAAATCGACAAACCGCTGCAATCGGTGACAGCTCGGAGCAGGCTGCTTTTCGTCTGTTTCCGGGCTCGGAGGCCTGTCGCGCGGGCCTCTCACGGTCACTGGCACACTTGCTGCTCCACACCTCGTACATGCCAATCCGCGAGGTACAGTCCAATGAGTCAGCAAGCCGTCAAATTTGCCTACTGGGTGCCCAACGTCAGCGGAGGGCTGGTGGTCAGCAAGATCGAACAGCGCACCCATTGGGGCATCGACTACAACCGCAAGCTGGCGCAACTGGCCGAAGAAGCCGGCTTTGAATACGCCCTCACGCAGATTCGTTTCACTGCCGGTTACGGCGCCGAATACCAGCATGAGTCCGTCGCGTTCAGCCATGCGTTGCTGGCGGCCACCACCAAACTCAAGGTGATTGCGGCGATCCTGCCTGGGCCATGGCAACCGGCCCTGGCGGCCAAGCAATTGGCAACCATCGACCAACTCACCAATGGCCGCGTTGCGGTGAATATCGTCAGCGGCTGGTTCAAGGGCGAGTTCCAGGCCATCGGCGAACACTGGCTGGAGCACGACGAGCGTTATCGGCGTTCTGAGGAATTCATCCGCGCCCTGAAAGGCATCTGGACCCAGGACAATTTCACCTTCAAGGGCGACTTCTACCGCTTCAACAACTACAGCCTCAAACCGAAACCTCTGGGCGAACCGCACCCGGAAATCTTCCAGGGCGGCAGTTCGCGGGCGGCGCGGGACATGGCGGCGCGGGTATCGGATTGGTACTTCACCAATGGCAACACCCCGGAAGGCATCAAGGCCCAGGTCGATGATATTCGTGCCAAGGCGGCGGCCAACAATCACTCGGTGAAAGTCGGCGTCAATGCGTTTGTGATCGCCCGCGACACCGAGGAAGAAGCCCGCGCCGTGCTCGCGCAAATCATCGAGCAGGCCGACCCGGAAGCCGTGAATGCGTTTGGCGACGCGGCGAAACAGGCAGGCAAGGCTTCACCGGAAGGCGAGGGCAACTGGGCCAAGTCCACCTTTGAAGACCTGGTGCAATACAACGACGGCTTCAAGACCAACCTGATCGGCACCCCGCAACAGATCGCCGAGCGCATCGTCGCCTTGAAGGCCGTGGGCGTGGACCTGGTACTGGCCGGCTTCCTGCACTTCCAGGAAGAAGTCGAGTACTTCGGCCAGCGCGTGCTGCCGCTGGTGCGCGAACTGGAAGCCAAGGCCGGGATCAGGCAAGTCGCCTGAACACCACCACCGCCGCGCGCAATTTGCTGTTGCCGAAACGGCACATTCGCTCGAACTCCCCATGGCTGACCGGCAAATGCTGGCAGTCCATGGGGTGGCGATGCTGGCTGTGGTCGACGTCCGGGTCGTGCAGGTACACAAAGTCTTCGTCGCAGTCGGTGACGATCACCCAGTGGGGCGACTTGGAGCGGGTCAGTCGGTAGCTGCTGATCAGCACCAGCGGCTGCCCGCCGTCGCGCAGCACCTGGGGCAAATCCAGCGGGCCGCCGAGCACTTGCTCAACATCACTCAATGCCAACTCTTCCTCGAAGGCCTCATGCACCAGGCGCATGACGTCTTTTTTATGCTGGTCGCGAACACCATCGAGAAATAACGGCCCGCGCACATTCACCTGCATG
Proteins encoded:
- a CDS encoding acyl-CoA dehydrogenase family protein; amino-acid sequence: MTEHHVINPLSTGVDYQALAERFRPIFQRIAEGAVEREHTRALPHEPIQWLKQAGFGAVRVPVEYGGGGASLPQLFELLIELAEADSNVPQALRGHFAFAEDRLNAAPGAARDIWFKRFVDGDIVGCAWTEIGSVAIGDVVTKVSPDGDKWKLNGEKFYSTGSLFSDWIDVYAQRSDTGGDVIAATRTRQPGVVQSDDWDGFGQRTTGSGTSRFTDAVVEAENVIDFATRFKYQTAFYQLVLLATLAGIGRAALKDVAHQVRSRKRIYSHGNAAHVSQDAQIQQVVGEVAALVYAAEASALKATLPAQQAYVARFGGDDAVEREANVAAEIESATAQVVVSELIQRATTELFNALGASDVRQGKALDRHWRNARTVSSHNPVIYKARIVGDWVINGTEPPFVWQIGNGPAR
- the sfnG gene encoding dimethylsulfone monooxygenase SfnG; this translates as MSQQAVKFAYWVPNVSGGLVVSKIEQRTHWGIDYNRKLAQLAEEAGFEYALTQIRFTAGYGAEYQHESVAFSHALLAATTKLKVIAAILPGPWQPALAAKQLATIDQLTNGRVAVNIVSGWFKGEFQAIGEHWLEHDERYRRSEEFIRALKGIWTQDNFTFKGDFYRFNNYSLKPKPLGEPHPEIFQGGSSRAARDMAARVSDWYFTNGNTPEGIKAQVDDIRAKAAANNHSVKVGVNAFVIARDTEEEARAVLAQIIEQADPEAVNAFGDAAKQAGKASPEGEGNWAKSTFEDLVQYNDGFKTNLIGTPQQIAERIVALKAVGVDLVLAGFLHFQEEVEYFGQRVLPLVRELEAKAGIRQVA